Proteins from a single region of Chryseobacterium scophthalmum:
- a CDS encoding M13 family metallopeptidase, giving the protein MKKLNIAVLAFSGIVFLNSCGTTKNTTATAEKTPTNIVVENSSLTIYPENGINLSYMDKTVRPQDDFFSYVNGNWVKETQIPSDKASWGSFNALRENVDDASLGILNKILTEKYAEGSEGQKIQNLYASFMDVEKRNAAGIAPIKSDLAKIDAIKNLNDLQKYLLEATKLGDNSFYGWRVSADMKNSKMNAVYLGGPDLGLGRDYYQKVNEANTKTLAEYQNYVAKLFVVLGYKNSDAAAKNVVDFEKQLANYLLTLEQNRDANLRYNPKNVTELSGLVKNVNLAQYLKDAGVNTDKVIVGELKYYQNMDQFINQKNLPLLKDYLKYHVINGNASNLGDNLDNIRFDFYSKYLQGQKEQRAMDKRGLALVNGVLGEAFGKLYVDKYFTPESKQQMEMYIDYILKSFKKHINDMDWMSPETKVKAQEKLSKFTVKIAYPDQWKDYSKLKVESLAQGATLYSNLQNVSAWQYQKSLEKVGKPVDKTEWGMSPQTVNAYYSGSNNEIVFPAAILQPPFYNPKADAAVNFGGIGAVIGHEISHGFDDSGSRFDGDGNLNNWWTDQDRKNFDAKVGQLAAQYNAYEPVKGSFVNGKFTSGENIGDLGGVAVAYDALQMYLKDKGNVGLISGFNQDQRFFMSWATVWRTKSTDQYMMNQVKTDPHSPGYFRAFGPLVNQDSFMKAFDIKPGDKLYKAPAERIKIW; this is encoded by the coding sequence ATGAAAAAGCTAAATATTGCAGTACTTGCGTTTTCCGGTATTGTATTCTTAAACTCTTGTGGAACTACCAAAAATACCACTGCGACCGCAGAAAAAACTCCCACAAATATTGTTGTTGAGAATTCTTCACTCACCATTTATCCTGAAAATGGAATTAATTTATCTTATATGGATAAAACGGTTCGTCCGCAGGATGATTTCTTCAGTTATGTAAACGGAAATTGGGTGAAAGAAACTCAGATTCCTTCTGATAAAGCAAGTTGGGGATCTTTCAATGCGTTGAGAGAAAATGTAGATGATGCTTCTTTAGGTATTTTAAATAAAATTTTAACCGAGAAATATGCAGAAGGTTCTGAAGGACAAAAAATCCAGAATCTGTATGCATCTTTTATGGATGTTGAAAAAAGAAATGCCGCAGGAATTGCTCCCATCAAATCTGATTTAGCTAAAATTGATGCGATTAAAAATTTAAATGATCTTCAGAAATATCTTTTAGAGGCAACCAAATTGGGAGATAACTCTTTCTATGGTTGGAGAGTAAGCGCAGATATGAAAAATTCTAAAATGAATGCAGTTTATCTTGGCGGTCCGGATCTTGGTTTAGGAAGAGATTATTATCAAAAAGTAAATGAAGCCAACACAAAAACTTTAGCTGAATATCAAAATTATGTAGCTAAATTGTTTGTTGTTTTAGGATATAAAAACTCTGATGCTGCTGCAAAAAATGTAGTTGATTTTGAAAAGCAACTGGCTAATTATTTATTGACTTTAGAGCAAAACAGAGATGCCAATTTAAGATACAATCCTAAAAATGTTACTGAGCTTTCCGGTTTGGTAAAAAATGTAAATCTTGCTCAATATCTGAAAGATGCAGGAGTAAATACGGATAAAGTGATCGTTGGTGAACTGAAATATTACCAAAATATGGATCAGTTTATTAATCAGAAAAACCTTCCGTTGTTGAAAGATTATCTGAAATATCATGTCATCAATGGCAATGCAAGTAATTTGGGAGATAATTTAGATAACATCCGTTTCGATTTTTACTCTAAATATCTTCAGGGACAAAAAGAGCAAAGAGCGATGGACAAAAGAGGTTTGGCGCTTGTAAACGGAGTTTTGGGTGAAGCTTTTGGTAAACTGTATGTTGACAAATATTTTACTCCGGAATCTAAACAGCAGATGGAAATGTACATCGATTACATTTTAAAATCATTCAAAAAACATATCAATGATATGGATTGGATGTCGCCGGAAACTAAAGTAAAAGCTCAGGAAAAGCTGTCAAAATTCACAGTAAAAATCGCTTATCCGGATCAGTGGAAAGATTATTCTAAATTAAAAGTAGAATCTCTGGCTCAAGGCGCAACTTTATATTCAAACTTACAGAATGTTTCGGCTTGGCAATACCAAAAAAGCTTAGAAAAAGTAGGGAAACCTGTTGATAAAACGGAATGGGGAATGTCTCCACAAACCGTAAATGCATATTACAGCGGTTCAAATAACGAAATTGTTTTCCCAGCTGCAATTCTACAGCCACCTTTCTACAATCCAAAAGCTGATGCTGCGGTAAATTTCGGTGGGATTGGAGCGGTAATCGGTCATGAAATTTCTCATGGTTTCGATGACAGTGGTTCAAGATTCGATGGCGACGGAAACTTAAATAACTGGTGGACTGATCAGGATCGTAAGAATTTCGATGCAAAAGTGGGACAATTAGCGGCTCAATACAACGCTTACGAACCTGTAAAAGGAAGTTTTGTAAACGGAAAATTTACAAGCGGTGAAAATATTGGTGATTTAGGCGGAGTAGCAGTTGCGTATGATGCACTTCAAATGTATTTAAAAGATAAAGGAAATGTTGGTTTGATTAGCGGATTTAATCAGGATCAGAGATTTTTCATGAGCTGGGCTACAGTTTGGAGAACGAAATCTACCGATCAGTATATGATGAATCAGGTGAAAACAGATCCGCATTCACCGGGATATTTCAGAGCTTTCGGACCGTTGGTAAATCAGGATTCTTTCATGAAAGCATTCGATATTAAACCAGGGGATAAATTATATAAAGCTCCTGCTGAAAGAATTAAAATCTGGTAA
- a CDS encoding M13 family metallopeptidase, producing the protein MKKLTLSLFLLAGVCSQNTLNAQTKSTKTITTDKGLDISLMDKSVRPQDDFYNYVSGTWMKTAKIPSDKPTWGSFNKLADDTDNNSMTILNSLLKDKFAEGSEGKKIQDLYATYMNMNKRNADGIKPIQENIDKIDAIKNLADLQNYLISVTKDGENNFYGWGVYSDLKDSNMNAVYLGDASLGMGRDYYQKVDAKNTEALAEYQKYVASMLKELGYKNADAAAKGIVDYEKSIAKHLLTNEQSRDNTLQYNPKTMAELKALVKNVDIPAYLKKVGVNTDRVIIGELGYYKNFDQLVNAKTLPVIKDYLKFHMISGSASYLSEKLGDAKFAFYGKYLRGQQEQRALNKRGYELINGSLGEAFGKLYVEKYFPAEAKAQMVELIDYLKKSFAVHINGLTWMSATTKEKAMTKLNKFTVKVAYPDTWKDYSKLNIVPESKGGNLYANLQNISEWQYNKDLAKIGKPVDKTEWGMTPQTVNAYYNPVYNEIVFPAAILQPPFFNPQADAAVNFGGIGAVIGHEMSHGFDDSGAQFDAEGNLVDWWTPEDKANFEKATKALASQYDKYEPVKGTFVNGTFTNGENIADLGGVNIAYDALQMYLKDKGNPGSISGYTQDQRFFLSWATVWRTLSSEKYMVNQVKTDPHSPGYFRSFGPLTNVDAFYKAFDVKPGDKLYKKPEDRIKIW; encoded by the coding sequence ATGAAAAAATTAACACTTTCTTTGTTTTTATTAGCTGGAGTTTGTTCACAAAATACATTGAACGCTCAGACTAAATCTACCAAAACAATTACTACTGATAAAGGTTTAGACATCAGTTTGATGGATAAATCTGTTCGTCCGCAAGATGATTTTTACAATTACGTGAGCGGAACTTGGATGAAAACTGCAAAAATTCCTTCTGATAAACCAACATGGGGAAGTTTCAACAAATTGGCAGATGATACCGACAACAATTCAATGACCATCTTAAATTCTCTTCTTAAAGATAAATTTGCAGAGGGAAGTGAAGGTAAAAAAATCCAGGATTTGTACGCAACGTACATGAATATGAATAAGAGAAATGCAGACGGAATCAAGCCTATTCAGGAAAACATCGACAAAATTGATGCGATCAAGAATCTTGCTGATCTTCAGAATTATTTAATTTCAGTTACAAAAGACGGAGAAAATAATTTCTACGGATGGGGTGTTTATTCAGACTTGAAAGATTCTAATATGAATGCAGTTTACCTTGGTGATGCTTCATTAGGAATGGGTAGAGATTACTATCAAAAAGTAGATGCTAAAAACACAGAAGCTCTTGCGGAATATCAGAAGTATGTAGCTTCAATGCTGAAAGAATTAGGTTACAAAAATGCTGATGCTGCTGCAAAAGGAATTGTGGACTACGAAAAAAGCATTGCAAAACATTTGTTAACGAATGAGCAAAGCCGTGATAATACGCTTCAGTATAACCCTAAAACAATGGCTGAACTGAAGGCTTTGGTTAAAAATGTAGATATTCCTGCTTATCTTAAAAAAGTTGGAGTAAATACAGACAGAGTAATCATCGGTGAATTAGGATATTACAAAAACTTTGATCAACTGGTAAATGCTAAAACGCTTCCTGTGATCAAAGATTATTTGAAATTCCACATGATCAGCGGAAGTGCTTCTTATTTAAGTGAAAAATTAGGAGATGCAAAATTTGCTTTCTATGGTAAATATTTAAGAGGTCAGCAAGAGCAGAGAGCTTTAAACAAAAGAGGTTATGAGTTAATCAACGGTTCTTTGGGTGAAGCTTTCGGTAAATTATATGTTGAAAAATATTTCCCGGCTGAAGCAAAAGCTCAGATGGTTGAGTTGATCGATTACTTAAAGAAAAGTTTTGCAGTTCACATCAATGGTTTAACGTGGATGTCTGCTACAACTAAGGAAAAAGCAATGACTAAATTGAACAAATTTACAGTGAAAGTTGCTTATCCTGATACATGGAAAGATTATTCTAAATTGAATATCGTTCCTGAATCTAAAGGTGGAAATCTATACGCAAACCTTCAGAATATTTCTGAATGGCAGTACAATAAAGATTTAGCAAAAATCGGAAAACCAGTTGATAAAACAGAATGGGGAATGACTCCACAAACTGTAAATGCATATTACAATCCGGTATATAACGAAATCGTTTTCCCTGCTGCGATTCTTCAGCCACCATTCTTCAATCCTCAAGCGGATGCTGCGGTAAATTTTGGTGGAATCGGTGCGGTTATCGGTCATGAAATGAGCCACGGATTTGATGATTCAGGTGCACAGTTTGATGCAGAAGGTAATTTAGTTGACTGGTGGACTCCGGAAGACAAAGCAAACTTCGAAAAAGCAACTAAAGCTTTAGCTTCTCAATATGACAAATACGAGCCTGTAAAAGGAACTTTTGTAAACGGTACGTTCACGAACGGTGAAAACATTGCAGATTTAGGTGGTGTAAACATTGCTTACGATGCATTGCAAATGTATTTAAAAGATAAAGGAAACCCTGGATCAATCAGTGGTTATACTCAAGATCAAAGATTCTTCTTAAGCTGGGCAACCGTTTGGAGAACTTTATCAAGTGAGAAATATATGGTAAACCAAGTAAAAACAGATCCGCACTCTCCTGGATATTTCAGAAGTTTCGGTCCGTTAACAAACGTTGATGCTTTCTACAAAGCATTTGATGTAAAACCTGGTGATAAATTATACAAAAAACCAGAAGACAGAATTAAAATCTGGTAA
- a CDS encoding CinA family nicotinamide mononucleotide deamidase-related protein has protein sequence MQNAVLITIGDEILSGNTVDTNSNFIATELKNIGIKVSQIITISDEIETIKSTLKSAFEMGDLVITTGGLGPTRDDKTKKALAEFFDDEIALDEATFEHLKAYMERRGRIEILERNREQAFVPTKSTVFQNHFGTAPCMMMQQNGKLSFSLPGVPYEVKPLIKDQIIPYLKEKFNLNYISTRIVSVVGIPESILADQIEEWELALPKNLALSYLPVGTRVKLRLTATGTDENVLQVQLEDEIQKLFPIIGENIIATSEDKIEKILGEILSEKKLTISTAESCTGGELALLITSNPGSSKYFIGGVVAYATQKKTDILGVSEGIIERFTVVSEEVAREMAEGCQNLFKTDISLSTTGVAGPGKGEDGKEVGLVYYTIKVKNESQTFKLYMPHLDRQDFIYFVSQKIIQDLVGILIAQ, from the coding sequence ATGCAAAACGCAGTTCTTATCACCATTGGTGACGAAATTCTTTCAGGAAATACAGTTGATACCAATTCAAATTTTATTGCTACCGAACTTAAAAATATAGGCATAAAGGTTTCTCAGATCATTACCATTTCAGACGAAATAGAAACCATAAAAAGTACATTGAAGTCGGCTTTTGAAATGGGAGATTTGGTGATTACTACAGGAGGTTTGGGACCAACAAGAGATGATAAAACCAAAAAAGCTTTGGCCGAATTTTTTGATGATGAAATTGCTTTGGATGAAGCTACTTTTGAACATCTTAAAGCTTATATGGAAAGACGTGGTCGCATAGAAATTTTAGAAAGAAATCGTGAACAGGCTTTTGTGCCTACAAAATCTACGGTTTTTCAAAATCATTTCGGAACAGCACCTTGTATGATGATGCAACAAAACGGAAAACTTTCTTTCAGTTTACCAGGCGTTCCGTACGAAGTAAAACCTTTGATAAAAGACCAGATCATTCCTTATTTAAAAGAAAAATTTAATCTTAATTATATTTCTACAAGAATCGTTTCTGTAGTCGGAATTCCCGAAAGTATTTTGGCAGACCAAATTGAAGAATGGGAACTTGCTTTACCGAAAAATCTTGCTTTATCTTATCTTCCTGTCGGAACGAGGGTGAAACTGAGATTAACTGCTACAGGAACTGATGAAAATGTGTTGCAAGTTCAGCTTGAAGACGAAATTCAAAAATTATTTCCGATTATCGGAGAAAATATCATCGCAACTTCTGAAGATAAAATTGAGAAAATTTTAGGTGAAATTTTAAGCGAAAAAAAATTAACCATTTCGACTGCTGAAAGTTGTACGGGCGGAGAATTGGCTCTTTTGATCACTTCAAATCCGGGAAGCTCTAAATATTTTATTGGTGGAGTCGTAGCCTACGCAACGCAGAAAAAAACAGATATTCTTGGCGTTTCAGAAGGGATTATTGAACGTTTTACGGTTGTAAGCGAAGAAGTTGCACGCGAAATGGCAGAAGGGTGCCAAAATTTATTTAAAACTGATATTTCTCTTTCTACAACGGGTGTTGCAGGACCCGGAAAAGGTGAAGATGGAAAAGAGGTAGGATTGGTTTATTACACGATAAAAGTGAAAAATGAATCTCAAACTTTTAAATTGTATATGCCTCATTTAGACAGACAAGATTTTATTTATTTTGTCTCTCAGAAAATTATTCAGGATTTGGTGGGGATTTTAATTGCTCAATAA
- a CDS encoding DUF7832 domain-containing protein — protein MTKYDDASWHYGGDFPEGIPEKNSATHTGMFLNWCINNDLVSEEFKEDVGEEIEKLKRREITGADFVIESMDGKFSEYDLNDLGNSFAKDYYADETDFADKFSSFATDYINIFDTVAEENDFEYETFYHIEDTYENYDMMKQIIDHRFQEWKEYKSLN, from the coding sequence ATGACTAAATATGATGATGCTTCGTGGCATTATGGAGGAGATTTTCCGGAAGGAATTCCTGAAAAAAACAGCGCTACACACACCGGAATGTTCTTGAACTGGTGTATTAATAATGATTTGGTTTCGGAAGAATTTAAAGAAGATGTTGGAGAAGAAATCGAAAAATTAAAAAGAAGAGAAATCACAGGAGCAGACTTTGTCATCGAATCTATGGATGGAAAATTTTCTGAATATGATTTGAATGATTTAGGAAATAGTTTTGCCAAAGATTATTATGCTGACGAAACCGATTTTGCCGATAAATTCAGTTCATTTGCTACAGATTATATCAATATTTTTGATACTGTAGCCGAAGAAAATGATTTTGAATACGAAACTTTTTATCATATTGAAGATACCTACGAAAATTATGACATGATGAAGCAGATTATCGATCATCGTTTTCAGGAATGGAAAGAGTATAAAAGCTTAAACTAA
- a CDS encoding lipocalin family protein yields the protein MKTLHKIAIPVSLGIIGFLIFNSCSVGIPKGATAIKNFNSEKYLGRWYEIARFDYKFEKNMDNVTANYSLNPDGTIKVQNRGYDYIKKEWKESIGEARFVNDQSEARLKVSFFKPIWAGYNVIDIDDDYQNALVVGNSTKYIWILSRNKEIPNSIKERFLVKAQKLGYNTDNLIWVKHN from the coding sequence ATGAAAACCTTACACAAAATAGCCATTCCCGTTTCTTTAGGTATCATCGGTTTTTTAATATTCAATTCCTGTTCGGTCGGTATTCCCAAAGGCGCAACAGCCATCAAAAACTTTAATTCAGAAAAATATCTTGGTAGATGGTACGAAATTGCCCGTTTCGACTATAAATTCGAGAAAAATATGGATAATGTAACAGCTAATTATTCACTCAATCCTGACGGAACAATCAAAGTACAAAACAGAGGCTACGATTACATAAAAAAAGAATGGAAAGAATCAATTGGAGAGGCAAGATTCGTGAATGATCAATCTGAAGCGAGACTGAAAGTTTCCTTTTTTAAACCGATTTGGGCGGGTTATAACGTGATTGATATTGATGATGATTATCAAAATGCTCTCGTCGTAGGAAACAGCACAAAATACATCTGGATTTTATCCCGAAACAAAGAAATTCCAAACAGTATCAAAGAAAGATTCTTAGTAAAAGCCCAGAAATTAGGTTATAATACTGATAATTTAATTTGGGTAAAACACAATTAG
- a CDS encoding LytR/AlgR family response regulator transcription factor: protein MKIKSVIVDDEKIAREVLRNYLTKYCPQIEILGEAENIKEAVPLISEMQPQLVFLDVEMPFGNAFDVLEATKEFSYETIFITAFSQYSLQALNKSASYYILKPIDIQELILAVNKVAESIEKKDELNRNKILLENLKLKPEKQQLILPTLQGFDVVKTEDIVRLQADGNFTQVYLTDGSKKMVCRFLKHFDDLLENPFVRVHRSHIINTHFVKSYHKSGTATLSDNSEIEVSGSFKDQFLKVFS from the coding sequence ATGAAAATAAAATCTGTAATCGTTGACGACGAAAAAATTGCAAGAGAAGTTCTGAGAAATTATCTCACAAAATACTGCCCGCAAATTGAGATCTTAGGAGAGGCTGAAAATATCAAAGAAGCTGTTCCTTTGATTTCAGAAATGCAACCGCAACTCGTTTTTTTGGATGTTGAAATGCCTTTCGGAAATGCTTTTGATGTTTTGGAAGCCACCAAAGAATTCTCTTACGAAACCATTTTTATCACGGCTTTTTCGCAATATTCTCTGCAGGCTTTAAACAAATCTGCGAGTTATTATATTTTAAAACCCATCGATATTCAGGAATTGATCTTGGCAGTGAATAAAGTCGCAGAAAGTATTGAAAAGAAAGACGAATTAAACCGAAACAAAATCCTCCTGGAAAATTTAAAATTAAAACCAGAAAAACAACAACTGATCCTCCCGACATTACAAGGTTTCGATGTCGTAAAAACGGAAGATATTGTAAGACTTCAGGCTGATGGAAATTTTACGCAGGTCTATCTTACAGATGGTTCAAAGAAGATGGTTTGCAGATTTTTGAAGCATTTTGATGACTTGCTTGAAAATCCTTTCGTAAGAGTTCACCGATCGCATATTATCAATACCCATTTTGTAAAATCTTACCATAAAAGCGGAACGGCAACTTTATCAGACAATTCCGAAATTGAAGTTTCTGGTAGCTTTAAAGACCAGTTTTTAAAAGTTTTCTCTTAA